The Thermocrinis albus DSM 14484 genome segment CTCTTGGTGGTAACCCTTCATGTACCCCACTCGGTAGAGCTTTACCGCGCAGAGCTACTGGCCATAGATGTGGCGCAGGCGGTTTTGAAGGAACTCTACCCCTCTGACATGCCTGAGGAGGAGGTAAAGGTCCGGTTTCATACCTTTCAAGATACTGGTGTACTGCTGGATGTGCTGATACCTTTTAAATCCTTCCAAGATAGAGCCCTGATTCGTCACGAGTTTATAAAGAGGTTTCACAAGGTTCTGAGGGAAAATGCTGGATAGAGTACTTCTGGCCACCGCTAACCCTAAGAAGGCCCAGGAGATCATCAGGCTGCTCTCTTCCTCCGGTATTGAGGTAATCCTGCCTGACAGATCCCTGCAGGTGGAGGAAGGTGGATGTTCTTTCCTGGAAAACGCTTATCTGAAGGCAAGGGCTTACTGGGAGCGTTACGGGATACCCACTCTGGCGGATGATTCAGGTCTCGTGGTGCCTTCTTTGGAAGGATATCCGGGAGTTTTCTCCAGCAGATTTTACCAGATAGAGTGGGGCGGAAGGGAGGAAGTTACAGAAACAGAGGATGAGGCCAACATAAGGAAGCTTCTCCGTCTTATGGAAGGTAAGGAAGACAGAAGGGCTTACTTTGTGGCCTACGTGGTTCTGTACGCAGGAGACTGGGGTGTGTGGACAGAGGGAAGGTGTTGGGGAAGTATAACTACCGAGAGAAGGGGAAACAGGGGTTTTGGTTACGACCCTGTCTTTGTACCCGAAGGTGATCACAGAACTATGGCAGAACTTTCTCCGGAAGAAAAGGACAGTGTGTCTCACCGAGGTAAAGCACTGAGAAAACTGCTACATATCTTAAAATACTTCACCTATGGATAAACTGCTGGTGGTCAAGTTTGGAGGAACTTCTGTTGGAAGTATAGAGAGGATAAAGAACGCAGCCCGTAAAGTAATCGACAAGGTACAACAGGGTTATAAGGTGGTGGTAGTATCCTCAGCCATGGCGGGAGAAACAGACAGACTCATAAATCTTGCCAAAGAGATAGATCCGTTACCTCCCGAAAGGGAACTAGACATGCTGGTGTCCACCGGAGAACAGCAGGCGATAGCCCTCTTTGCCATGGTACTGAACAGTATGGGGTATCCTGCCGTAAGTCTGTGTGGTTGGCAAGTTCCCATCATCACAGACAGTGTTCATACCAAGGCCCGTGTGAGAAAGATAGGTGTTCAGCGCCTTAAAAATATACTGAAAGAAGGCTACATACCGGTGGTGGCAGGTTTTCAAGGCGTGACGGAAGATTGGGAAATAACCACTTTGGGAAGGGGAGGCTCTGACCTGACGGCGGTGGCCCTCGCCTACGCCTTGGGAGCAGACTGTGAGATATACACCGATGTGGAGGGAGTGTTTACCGCAGACCCACGTATTGTTCCCTCTGCCCGTAAGATAGCTCGTATATCCTACGAGGAGATGTTGGAAATGGCTTCTCTGGGAGCAAAGGTTATGCAAGCGCGTAGCGTGGAATTTGCCATGAAATACAACGTGAGAATACATGTCAGAAGTTCCTTTTCTGATCAGGAAGGTACATGGATAGTACCGGAGGAGGAAGTCATGGAGAAAGTGGCTGTAAGGGCTATAACCCTGGAGACTAAGGAGTCCAGAATAACGGTGGTGAGAGTTCCCGACAGACCGGGTATCGCCTACAGAATCTTTAAAGCGCTGGGGGATGCCCACATAGTGGTGGACATGATAGTGCAGAACGTTTCCCACCAAGGTTATACGGATCTTTCCTTCACCGTCAACAAAGCAGACGCTCCGAGAGCGGAAGAGATAGTGAGGAAGGTGGCTCAGGAGATAGGTGCCCAAGAAGTGGTGAGGGATGACAACGTGGCTAAGGTGTCGGTAGTAGGTATCGGTATGAAAAGTTCTTACGGTACAGCTGCCAAGATGTTTGAGGTTCTTTATAAGAACAACATCAACATCATGGCTATATCCACGTCGGAGATAAAGATATCCTGTCTCATAGATCAAAAGTACGGGGAGTTAGCGGTCAGAGAACTGCACTCCGCCTTTGTGGAGGAAGGAGAGGAGATAAAGATCGTCAACGATGGAACCTGAGAGAGTAAGGAGCCTTCTTCAATCCTTCAGAGGCCTCAAAATCCTTGTGGTGGGTGACATAATACTGGACAGATACGTTTTCGGAAGGGTAGAGAGAATATCTCCGGAAGCACCTGTACCAGTTTTGGAAGTGGAGAGGGAGGAGTTTAGATTGGGGGGTGCAGGTAACGTAGCGGCCAATCTGGCGGATCTGGGAGTGGAGACATACCTGTGTGGTCTTCTGGGAGACGATGAGGCTGCCAACAAGGTAAAGAATATGCTACTTGAGAGAGGTATAAGGGACCTTACCATTCAAGAGAGGGGAAGACCTACCACAGAAAAATCCCGCATGGTTGCTCTATCTCAA includes the following:
- the rdgB gene encoding RdgB/HAM1 family non-canonical purine NTP pyrophosphatase — its product is MLDRVLLATANPKKAQEIIRLLSSSGIEVILPDRSLQVEEGGCSFLENAYLKARAYWERYGIPTLADDSGLVVPSLEGYPGVFSSRFYQIEWGGREEVTETEDEANIRKLLRLMEGKEDRRAYFVAYVVLYAGDWGVWTEGRCWGSITTERRGNRGFGYDPVFVPEGDHRTMAELSPEEKDSVSHRGKALRKLLHILKYFTYG
- a CDS encoding aspartate kinase gives rise to the protein MDKLLVVKFGGTSVGSIERIKNAARKVIDKVQQGYKVVVVSSAMAGETDRLINLAKEIDPLPPERELDMLVSTGEQQAIALFAMVLNSMGYPAVSLCGWQVPIITDSVHTKARVRKIGVQRLKNILKEGYIPVVAGFQGVTEDWEITTLGRGGSDLTAVALAYALGADCEIYTDVEGVFTADPRIVPSARKIARISYEEMLEMASLGAKVMQARSVEFAMKYNVRIHVRSSFSDQEGTWIVPEEEVMEKVAVRAITLETKESRITVVRVPDRPGIAYRIFKALGDAHIVVDMIVQNVSHQGYTDLSFTVNKADAPRAEEIVRKVAQEIGAQEVVRDDNVAKVSVVGIGMKSSYGTAAKMFEVLYKNNINIMAISTSEIKISCLIDQKYGELAVRELHSAFVEEGEEIKIVNDGT